One segment of Syngnathus typhle isolate RoL2023-S1 ecotype Sweden linkage group LG9, RoL_Styp_1.0, whole genome shotgun sequence DNA contains the following:
- the ska3 gene encoding spindle and kinetochore-associated protein 3 isoform X1, translating into MDSESEFFAKLKKVCRTLETETARLQKTFENRHDSPDSEAAAKAMRAYHDFNCEVLGIKGQLQDELRKHNARKTNVDTFIHACRAVQSNIAHDVCALTEHFENYGYQAPTDARVPNESGENEPEKDDGEDDVVAEECSGPLMSPQAAAPPSHDGPMRTPKLSDFGLCKLDLRRTFSKNAESPTMPELSLPCLDVSALPPPTPTCMLRMDDDELPMPQMKDFGFSEITMDLFKKMSDDISPAQDLVKPPVPTVCESLQEVESLKIPEPPAFSTLEFKIPKTNGCSSASPPRFVFDAQSPSGAGHLPDTPEVPVFKTPAFKRLLSSKKLEPTVATDSIPFLETPRSASVLDRKAWEYDVPELQIPGMQECADLDGVTEDFHLSPPRVTRDSYEISTPEFPHLSSVTQDICKLVLESQKPLRKPQRNRRCVNAVSEQEFRSLPAFLKQITLNDLNQAVHHINEYLVQCPGEDTREFRMEELKRITKMGIKAPVYMLCLSELRRLQHVEGARNNAIYTLNLCS; encoded by the exons ATGGACTCCGAGTCGGAGTTTTTCGCCAAGTTGAAGAAGGTGTGCCGAACGCTGGAAACGGAGACGGCCCGTCTCCAGAAAACTTTCGAAAATCGTCACGACAGCCCGGACAGCG AAGCGGCAGCGAAAGCCATGAGAGCCTATCACGACTTCAACTGTGAGGTGTTGGGCATCAAG GGTCAGCTGCAGGATGAGCTGAGAAAGCACAATGCGCGCAAGACAAACGTGGACACCTTCATCCACGCCTGCAGGGCCGTGCAGAGCAACATTGCCCACGACGTGTGTGCGCTCAcggaacactttgaaaattacGGCTACCAGGCTCCCACGGATGCTCGCGTGCCTAACG AGTCGGGTGAGAACGAGCCTGAAAAAGATGATGGCGAAGATGATGTGGTGGCAGAGGAATGCAGCGGGCCGCTAATGTCGCCTCAGGCAGCGGCGCCTCCCAGCCACGACGGCCCCATGCGCACTCCCAAGTTGTCCGACTTCGGCCTGTGCAAGCTGGATCTCCGCCGGACCTTTTCCAAGAACGCCGAGTCGCCCACCATGCCTGAGCTGAGCCTCCCCTGCCTGGATGTTTCCGCGCTGCCTCCACCCACGCCCACGTGCATGCTGCGCATGGATGATGATGAGCTGCCCATGCCGCAAATGAAAGACTTTGGCTTCTCCGAAATCACCATGGATCTCTTCAAGAAGATGAGCGATGACATAAG CCCGGCGCAGGACCTCGTAAAACCGCCAGTCCCCACTGTGTGTGAAAGTTTGCAAGAAG TAGAAAGTTTGAAGATTCCTGAGCCACCTGCGTTCTCCACGCTGGAGTTCAAGATCCCCAAAACAAACGGCTGTTCTTCAGCGTCACCTCCGCGATTTGTGTTTGACGCCCAATCTCCGAGCGGCGCCGGCCATCTGCCCGACACCCCCGAAGTGCCGGTCTTCAAAACTCCCGCTTTCAAACGTCTACTCAGCAGCAAAAAG CTCGAGCCCACGGTCGCCACGGACTCCATACCGTTTCTTGAGACGCCTCGCAGCGCTTCCGTCCTGGACCGAAAGGCGTGGGAATACGACGTGCCCGAATTGCAGATCCCGGGCATGCAG GAGTGCGCGGACTTGGACGGAGTCACAGAGGACTTCCACCTCAGCCCCCCTCGAGTTACAAGGGACAGCTATGAGATTAGCACACCCGAGTTTCCCCATCTGAGCTCCGTCACGCAGGACATCTGCAAA CTCGTGCTGGAGTCTCAGAAGCCGCTGAGAAAGCCACAACGCAATCGCAG ATGTGTGAATGCCGTGTCTGAGCAAGAGTTTCGAAGCTTGCCGGCGTTTTTGAAGCAGATTACATTGAACGACCTCAACCAGGCGGTCCATCACATCAATGAGTACTTGGTCCAGTGTCCAG GGGAGGACACGCGGGAGTTTAGGATGGAGGAGCTGAAGAGGATCACGAAAATGGGCATCAAGGCACCCGTCTACATGCTGTGCTTGAGTGAGCTGAGGAGGCTCCAGCACGTGGAAGGAGCGCGGAACAACGCCATCTACACGCTCAACCTATGCAGctga
- the hcn5 gene encoding potassium/sodium hyperpolarization-activated cyclic nucleotide-gated channel 2 isoform X1: protein MRRAFCATAAMQRLRARGTAAAAGCERAPCGWRALLLPQQNRQSLYMYGSEVAVEKECIRQLQSGVFVIHPFSLMRSYYIMGMMAITFLNLIGIPMEIAFLDGSSGLAWEGFNVFSDTLFLIDVALNFRMGIISENGEEAILDIKRIRVCYLRTWFIPDVIAAFPIGYILLFADLHYHSDDNPSKTTRMMRILMFVRILSLIRLARVSRLVRFFNEVEKVSNANLEVVRLFFRILSLFMMIFLLCHWNGCIQYFVPMLEEFPTDCWVRKENLMNATVIVKYSWGVFRALSQMIALSYGSMDAPTNYVEMWIVMVSMVSGCLMYTVLVANATAMIANTDPAAKEYKSKMSRLEHYMTFMKLPPELQLRITNYYQARYGGKWFDEKEVMYTVSSALREQILTVMCSRLLRNMPLFRNKDENVLISMVHRLDYEVFQEGDVIIRENAPGDRMFFIDHGQVLEENDDFHRELCDGDFFGEACVLTRGKHLATVKALTDCQCFSLSWDDFQEVLQAYPDLRKDLDKLVELDAGFA from the exons ATGAGGCGAGCGTTTTGTGCCACGGCGGCCATGCAGAGACTGAGGGCTCGgggaacggcggcggcggcgggatgcGAGAGGGCGCCCTGCGGGTGGCGGGCGCTGCTCTTGCCTCAGCAGAACCGCCAATCTCTCTACATGTACGGAAGCGAGGTGGCCGTGGAGAAGGAGTGCATCCGCCAGCTGCAGAGCGGCGTCTTCGTCATCCATCCCTTCAGCCTCATGAG GAGCTACTACATCATGGGCATGATGGCCATCACCTTCCTCAACTTGATCGGCATCCCCATGGAGATCGCCTTCCTGGACGGCAGCAGCGGGCTAGCCTGGGAAGGCTTTAACGTCTTCTCGGACACGCTCTTCCTCATCGACGTGGCGCTCAACTTCCGCATGGGCATCATCAGCGAGAACGGAGAG GAAGCCATCCTAGACATCAAGCGGATCCGAGTGTGCTACCTGAGGACGTGGTTCATCCCCGACGTCATCGCCGCCTTTCCCATCGGCTACATCCTCCTCTTTGCG GATTTACATTACCACAGTGACGACAACCCCTCCAAGACCACCAGGATGATGAGGATCCTCATGTTTGTACGTATCCTCAGCCTCATACGACTGGCACGGGTGTCCAGGCTGGTGCGCTTCTTCAACGAGGTGGAGAAA GTTTCCAACGCAAACTTAGAGGTGGTGCGCCTGTTCTTCCGCATCCTCTCCCTGTTCATGATGATCTTCTTGCTGTGCCACTGGAACGGTTGCATCCAGTACTTTGTGCCCATGCTGGAGGAGTTCCCCACCGACTGCTGGGTCCGTAAGGAGAACCTGATG AATGCCACAGTCATCGTGAAGTACTCTTGGGGGGTCTTCCGAGCTCTCTCGCAGATGATCGCGCTGTCTTACGGATCCATGGACGCTCCCACCA ATTACGTGGAGATGTGGATCGTGATGGTGAGCATGGTGTCCGGGTGCCTGATGTACACGGTGCTGGTGGCCAACGCCACGGCCATGATCGCCAACACCGACCCCGCCGCCAAGGAGTACAAGAGCAAG ATGAGCCGCTTGGAGCACTACATGACCTTCATGAAACTCCCGCCAGAGCTGCAATTGCGCATCACCAACTACTACCAGGCACGCTACGGAGGGAAATGGTTTGACGAGAAGGAGGTCATGTACACCGTGTCGTCTGCCTTGAGGGAG CAAATCCTGACAGTGATGTGCAGCCGCCTGCTCAGGAACATGCCGTTGTTCCGGAACAAAGACGAGAATGTGCTCATTAGCATGGTGCACAGGCTGGACTACGAGGTGTTCCAGGAGGGCGACGTCATCATCCGGGAGAACGCGCCGGGAGACCGCATGTTTTTCATAGACCACGGTCAGGTGCTGGAGGAGAACGACGACTTTCACAGGGAGCTCTGCGACGGGGATTTCTTTGGAG AGGCTTGCGTGCTGACCAGAGGCAAACATCTGGCCACGGTGAAGGCGCTGACCGACTGCCAGTGTTTCAGTCTGTCCTGGGACGACTTTCAGGAGGTGCTGCAGGCCTACCCGGACCTACGCAAGGATTTGGACAAGCTGGTGGAGCTGGATGCGGGATTTGCATGA
- the ska3 gene encoding spindle and kinetochore-associated protein 3 isoform X2 — protein sequence MDSESEFFAKLKKVCRTLETETARLQKTFENRHDSPDSEAAAKAMRAYHDFNCEVLGIKGQLQDELRKHNARKTNVDTFIHACRAVQSNIAHDVCALTEHFENYGYQAPTDARVPNESGENEPEKDDGEDDVVAEECSGPLMSPQAAAPPSHDGPMRTPKLSDFGLCKLDLRRTFSKNAESPTMPELSLPCLDVSALPPPTPTCMLRMDDDELPMPQMKDFGFSEITMDLFKKMSDDISPAQDLVKPPVPTVCESLQEESLKIPEPPAFSTLEFKIPKTNGCSSASPPRFVFDAQSPSGAGHLPDTPEVPVFKTPAFKRLLSSKKLEPTVATDSIPFLETPRSASVLDRKAWEYDVPELQIPGMQECADLDGVTEDFHLSPPRVTRDSYEISTPEFPHLSSVTQDICKLVLESQKPLRKPQRNRRCVNAVSEQEFRSLPAFLKQITLNDLNQAVHHINEYLVQCPGEDTREFRMEELKRITKMGIKAPVYMLCLSELRRLQHVEGARNNAIYTLNLCS from the exons ATGGACTCCGAGTCGGAGTTTTTCGCCAAGTTGAAGAAGGTGTGCCGAACGCTGGAAACGGAGACGGCCCGTCTCCAGAAAACTTTCGAAAATCGTCACGACAGCCCGGACAGCG AAGCGGCAGCGAAAGCCATGAGAGCCTATCACGACTTCAACTGTGAGGTGTTGGGCATCAAG GGTCAGCTGCAGGATGAGCTGAGAAAGCACAATGCGCGCAAGACAAACGTGGACACCTTCATCCACGCCTGCAGGGCCGTGCAGAGCAACATTGCCCACGACGTGTGTGCGCTCAcggaacactttgaaaattacGGCTACCAGGCTCCCACGGATGCTCGCGTGCCTAACG AGTCGGGTGAGAACGAGCCTGAAAAAGATGATGGCGAAGATGATGTGGTGGCAGAGGAATGCAGCGGGCCGCTAATGTCGCCTCAGGCAGCGGCGCCTCCCAGCCACGACGGCCCCATGCGCACTCCCAAGTTGTCCGACTTCGGCCTGTGCAAGCTGGATCTCCGCCGGACCTTTTCCAAGAACGCCGAGTCGCCCACCATGCCTGAGCTGAGCCTCCCCTGCCTGGATGTTTCCGCGCTGCCTCCACCCACGCCCACGTGCATGCTGCGCATGGATGATGATGAGCTGCCCATGCCGCAAATGAAAGACTTTGGCTTCTCCGAAATCACCATGGATCTCTTCAAGAAGATGAGCGATGACATAAG CCCGGCGCAGGACCTCGTAAAACCGCCAGTCCCCACTGTGTGTGAAAGTTTGCAAGAAG AAAGTTTGAAGATTCCTGAGCCACCTGCGTTCTCCACGCTGGAGTTCAAGATCCCCAAAACAAACGGCTGTTCTTCAGCGTCACCTCCGCGATTTGTGTTTGACGCCCAATCTCCGAGCGGCGCCGGCCATCTGCCCGACACCCCCGAAGTGCCGGTCTTCAAAACTCCCGCTTTCAAACGTCTACTCAGCAGCAAAAAG CTCGAGCCCACGGTCGCCACGGACTCCATACCGTTTCTTGAGACGCCTCGCAGCGCTTCCGTCCTGGACCGAAAGGCGTGGGAATACGACGTGCCCGAATTGCAGATCCCGGGCATGCAG GAGTGCGCGGACTTGGACGGAGTCACAGAGGACTTCCACCTCAGCCCCCCTCGAGTTACAAGGGACAGCTATGAGATTAGCACACCCGAGTTTCCCCATCTGAGCTCCGTCACGCAGGACATCTGCAAA CTCGTGCTGGAGTCTCAGAAGCCGCTGAGAAAGCCACAACGCAATCGCAG ATGTGTGAATGCCGTGTCTGAGCAAGAGTTTCGAAGCTTGCCGGCGTTTTTGAAGCAGATTACATTGAACGACCTCAACCAGGCGGTCCATCACATCAATGAGTACTTGGTCCAGTGTCCAG GGGAGGACACGCGGGAGTTTAGGATGGAGGAGCTGAAGAGGATCACGAAAATGGGCATCAAGGCACCCGTCTACATGCTGTGCTTGAGTGAGCTGAGGAGGCTCCAGCACGTGGAAGGAGCGCGGAACAACGCCATCTACACGCTCAACCTATGCAGctga
- the LOC133160039 gene encoding cytochrome c oxidase copper chaperone produces the protein MSTVSAAAADPAAITEGGEKKKPLKPCCACPETKKVRDACIIEKGEENCTELIEAHKDCMRQLGFKI, from the exons ATGTCGACCGTGTCTGCCGCCGCCGCGGACCCCGCCGCCATCACCGAGGGCGGCGAGAAGAAGAAGCCGCTCAAGCCGTGCTGCGCTTGCCCTGAAACCAAGAAAGTCAGAGACGCGTG CATCATTGAAAAGGGCGAAGAGAACTGCACGGAACTCATCGAGGCCCACAAAGACTGCATGAGGCAACTGGGATTCAAGATTTAA
- the hcn5 gene encoding potassium/sodium hyperpolarization-activated cyclic nucleotide-gated channel 2 isoform X2 — translation MRSYYIMGMMAITFLNLIGIPMEIAFLDGSSGLAWEGFNVFSDTLFLIDVALNFRMGIISENGEEAILDIKRIRVCYLRTWFIPDVIAAFPIGYILLFADLHYHSDDNPSKTTRMMRILMFVRILSLIRLARVSRLVRFFNEVEKVSNANLEVVRLFFRILSLFMMIFLLCHWNGCIQYFVPMLEEFPTDCWVRKENLMNATVIVKYSWGVFRALSQMIALSYGSMDAPTNYVEMWIVMVSMVSGCLMYTVLVANATAMIANTDPAAKEYKSKMSRLEHYMTFMKLPPELQLRITNYYQARYGGKWFDEKEVMYTVSSALREQILTVMCSRLLRNMPLFRNKDENVLISMVHRLDYEVFQEGDVIIRENAPGDRMFFIDHGQVLEENDDFHRELCDGDFFGEACVLTRGKHLATVKALTDCQCFSLSWDDFQEVLQAYPDLRKDLDKLVELDAGFA, via the exons ATGAG GAGCTACTACATCATGGGCATGATGGCCATCACCTTCCTCAACTTGATCGGCATCCCCATGGAGATCGCCTTCCTGGACGGCAGCAGCGGGCTAGCCTGGGAAGGCTTTAACGTCTTCTCGGACACGCTCTTCCTCATCGACGTGGCGCTCAACTTCCGCATGGGCATCATCAGCGAGAACGGAGAG GAAGCCATCCTAGACATCAAGCGGATCCGAGTGTGCTACCTGAGGACGTGGTTCATCCCCGACGTCATCGCCGCCTTTCCCATCGGCTACATCCTCCTCTTTGCG GATTTACATTACCACAGTGACGACAACCCCTCCAAGACCACCAGGATGATGAGGATCCTCATGTTTGTACGTATCCTCAGCCTCATACGACTGGCACGGGTGTCCAGGCTGGTGCGCTTCTTCAACGAGGTGGAGAAA GTTTCCAACGCAAACTTAGAGGTGGTGCGCCTGTTCTTCCGCATCCTCTCCCTGTTCATGATGATCTTCTTGCTGTGCCACTGGAACGGTTGCATCCAGTACTTTGTGCCCATGCTGGAGGAGTTCCCCACCGACTGCTGGGTCCGTAAGGAGAACCTGATG AATGCCACAGTCATCGTGAAGTACTCTTGGGGGGTCTTCCGAGCTCTCTCGCAGATGATCGCGCTGTCTTACGGATCCATGGACGCTCCCACCA ATTACGTGGAGATGTGGATCGTGATGGTGAGCATGGTGTCCGGGTGCCTGATGTACACGGTGCTGGTGGCCAACGCCACGGCCATGATCGCCAACACCGACCCCGCCGCCAAGGAGTACAAGAGCAAG ATGAGCCGCTTGGAGCACTACATGACCTTCATGAAACTCCCGCCAGAGCTGCAATTGCGCATCACCAACTACTACCAGGCACGCTACGGAGGGAAATGGTTTGACGAGAAGGAGGTCATGTACACCGTGTCGTCTGCCTTGAGGGAG CAAATCCTGACAGTGATGTGCAGCCGCCTGCTCAGGAACATGCCGTTGTTCCGGAACAAAGACGAGAATGTGCTCATTAGCATGGTGCACAGGCTGGACTACGAGGTGTTCCAGGAGGGCGACGTCATCATCCGGGAGAACGCGCCGGGAGACCGCATGTTTTTCATAGACCACGGTCAGGTGCTGGAGGAGAACGACGACTTTCACAGGGAGCTCTGCGACGGGGATTTCTTTGGAG AGGCTTGCGTGCTGACCAGAGGCAAACATCTGGCCACGGTGAAGGCGCTGACCGACTGCCAGTGTTTCAGTCTGTCCTGGGACGACTTTCAGGAGGTGCTGCAGGCCTACCCGGACCTACGCAAGGATTTGGACAAGCTGGTGGAGCTGGATGCGGGATTTGCATGA